A genomic stretch from Canis lupus baileyi chromosome 3, mCanLup2.hap1, whole genome shotgun sequence includes:
- the LOC140631075 gene encoding trehalase-like isoform X2, giving the protein MIVACGQHSLLDSFSLSEAQRGQWCAQGCTASVLLASPRAVTPVAQSGALGSSLPSPTGTNPGSVLLPPPPNNRADPSLTETTLTGTEPRGNEQRKYLAEAPSKPHILVLQLFSQGHNQVKPEVLSHPEQFSLIYAAHPFIVPGGRFTEFYYWDSYWVMEGLLLSEMPGTVKGMLQNFLELVRIYGHVPNGARVYYLQRSQPPLLTLMMDRYVSHTNDTAFLRDSIGTLALELDFWTQNRIVSVSSGGKSYVLNHYAVPYGGPR; this is encoded by the exons ATGATTGTGGCCTGTGGTCAGCACAGTCTGTTAgactctttctctttgtctgaggctcagagagggcagtGGTGTGCCCAAGGCTGTACAGCATCTGTCCTCCTGGCCAGCCCCAGGGCCGTGACACCTGTGGCACAGAGTGGTGCTCTGGGCTCCTCCTTACCCAGCCCCACAGGAACAAACCCAGGCTCTGTTCTACTACCCCCGCCCCCAAATAACAGAGCCGACCCCTCTCTCACTGAAACCACACTCACTGGTACAGAACCAAGAGGCAACGAACAGAGAAAATACCTGGCAGAGGCACCCAGCAAGCCCCACATCCTGGTCCTACAGTTGTTCTCCCAAGGCCACAATCAG GTGAAGCCCGAGGTCCTCAGCCACCCGGAGCAGTTCTCTCTCATCTACGCAGCACACCCCTTCATCGTGCCTGGGGGGCGCTTCACCGAATTCTACTACTG GGACTCCTACTGGGTGATGGAAGGGCTGCTCCTCTCCGAGATGCCCGGGACGGTGAAGGGCATGCTGCAGAACTTCCTGGAGCTGGTGCGAAT CTACGGCCACGTCCCGAACGGGGCCCGCGTGTACTACCTGCAGCGGAGCCAGCCCCCGCTCCTGACCCTCATGATGGACCGCTACGTGAGCCACACCAACGACACGGCCTTCCTCCG GGACAGCATCGGGACCCTGGCCTTGGAATTGGACTTCTGGACGCAGAACAGGATCGTCTCTGTGAGCTCGGGGGGGAAGAGCTACGTCCTGAATCACTACGCCGTCCCTTATGGGGGACCCAGGTAA
- the LOC140631075 gene encoding trehalase-like isoform X1, producing the protein MIVACGQHSLLDSFSLSEAQRGQWCAQGCTASVLLASPRAVTPVAQSGALGSSLPSPTGTNPGSVLLPPPPNNRADPSLTETTLTGTEPRGNEQRKYLAEAPSKPHILVLQLFSQGHNQVKPEVLSHPEQFSLIYAAHPFIVPGGRFTEFYYWDSYWVMEGLLLSEMPGTVKGMLQNFLELVRIYGHVPNGARVYYLQRSQPPLLTLMMDRYVSHTNDTAFLRDSIGTLALELDFWTQNRIVSVSSGGKSYVLNHYAVPYGGPRDPWVAQQFSTCLWPRA; encoded by the exons ATGATTGTGGCCTGTGGTCAGCACAGTCTGTTAgactctttctctttgtctgaggctcagagagggcagtGGTGTGCCCAAGGCTGTACAGCATCTGTCCTCCTGGCCAGCCCCAGGGCCGTGACACCTGTGGCACAGAGTGGTGCTCTGGGCTCCTCCTTACCCAGCCCCACAGGAACAAACCCAGGCTCTGTTCTACTACCCCCGCCCCCAAATAACAGAGCCGACCCCTCTCTCACTGAAACCACACTCACTGGTACAGAACCAAGAGGCAACGAACAGAGAAAATACCTGGCAGAGGCACCCAGCAAGCCCCACATCCTGGTCCTACAGTTGTTCTCCCAAGGCCACAATCAG GTGAAGCCCGAGGTCCTCAGCCACCCGGAGCAGTTCTCTCTCATCTACGCAGCACACCCCTTCATCGTGCCTGGGGGGCGCTTCACCGAATTCTACTACTG GGACTCCTACTGGGTGATGGAAGGGCTGCTCCTCTCCGAGATGCCCGGGACGGTGAAGGGCATGCTGCAGAACTTCCTGGAGCTGGTGCGAAT CTACGGCCACGTCCCGAACGGGGCCCGCGTGTACTACCTGCAGCGGAGCCAGCCCCCGCTCCTGACCCTCATGATGGACCGCTACGTGAGCCACACCAACGACACGGCCTTCCTCCG GGACAGCATCGGGACCCTGGCCTTGGAATTGGACTTCTGGACGCAGAACAGGATCGTCTCTGTGAGCTCGGGGGGGAAGAGCTACGTCCTGAATCACTACGCCGTCCCTTATGGGGGACCCAG ggatccttgggtggctcagcaatttagcacctgcctttggcccagggcgtga